A genomic segment from Nocardia cyriacigeorgica GUH-2 encodes:
- a CDS encoding type VII secretion-associated protein, with protein MTAVELILTETRLWARSSNTHADMPPSVVPGSDGKSLVVGEPLAPQSMACSVVQLLTADRIAFLPSLPSPVDAMTAVFGRSLAEMRVPAPCERLTIVAPTEWGTRRRSDIETAGLRVASEVEIHTTALQAVAADTRNRDRRTVVIEFGPLSTTATSIIYGHQGPVIEACEHEPNLAAAEISPDNPGLVEFRALVERLLAGRPADSVLVVGGPDPAFLDLIGSAIAEVVGGDTELRTVASADLARMNSSEATPYAAAALPQLPQTEWLQPLRERAAATRAPRSRAPVYIGAAAVAAILVAGVGVAAVLNQPDDSGSATSVAKSSTVEPSPPLDTLTTAAKATTTNAAPAQLTIGNIRFEAPVGWRVTEAAGGTRVYLVPEDGTKARITLTQKQVVPGVGYEKVAADLEAQIKQRPAGTVGPLRRDVVFGGRSGLAYTEHPDDGSQVDWHVIVEHSTQVGIGCQYQTGGQDTTTQLCADVATTLEVIP; from the coding sequence ATGACCGCCGTCGAGCTGATTCTTACCGAAACGCGCCTGTGGGCGCGGAGCTCGAACACTCACGCGGACATGCCGCCGTCTGTCGTGCCGGGCAGTGATGGGAAGAGCCTCGTTGTTGGTGAGCCTTTGGCGCCGCAGTCGATGGCATGCTCGGTTGTGCAGCTGCTGACTGCCGATCGAATCGCATTCCTGCCGAGCCTGCCCTCACCAGTGGACGCCATGACCGCGGTGTTCGGCAGATCGCTTGCCGAGATGCGTGTTCCAGCACCCTGCGAACGCCTTACCATCGTTGCGCCCACCGAGTGGGGAACCAGGCGCCGTTCCGACATCGAAACCGCGGGTTTGCGGGTCGCCTCCGAGGTCGAAATCCATACCACAGCACTACAAGCGGTAGCCGCAGACACCAGGAATCGAGATCGCCGCACGGTGGTTATCGAGTTCGGGCCGTTGTCTACAACCGCGACATCCATCATTTACGGCCATCAAGGGCCGGTGATCGAGGCATGTGAGCATGAGCCGAACTTGGCTGCCGCCGAGATCTCCCCGGACAACCCAGGTTTGGTCGAGTTCCGCGCACTGGTCGAACGGTTGCTGGCTGGCCGGCCGGCCGACAGCGTGCTGGTCGTCGGCGGGCCCGATCCGGCGTTTCTCGACCTGATCGGATCGGCCATCGCCGAGGTAGTCGGCGGCGACACTGAACTTCGCACAGTTGCCAGCGCAGATCTAGCTCGCATGAACAGCAGCGAGGCCACGCCTTACGCTGCGGCAGCACTTCCGCAACTTCCGCAGACCGAGTGGCTACAGCCGCTGCGTGAGCGAGCAGCAGCCACTCGCGCACCGCGTTCGCGCGCACCGGTCTACATTGGTGCAGCTGCGGTTGCCGCAATATTGGTCGCAGGTGTGGGCGTCGCTGCCGTACTGAACCAACCGGATGATTCGGGTAGCGCGACATCGGTCGCAAAATCGTCAACGGTTGAGCCGTCGCCGCCACTCGATACGCTGACAACTGCTGCGAAGGCGACCACGACCAACGCCGCACCTGCCCAACTGACAATTGGCAACATTCGGTTCGAGGCCCCTGTCGGCTGGCGAGTCACCGAGGCGGCAGGCGGAACCCGGGTGTACCTGGTCCCTGAGGACGGGACGAAAGCGCGAATCACGCTCACTCAGAAGCAGGTAGTCCCGGGCGTCGGATACGAAAAGGTCGCAGCCGACCTAGAGGCTCAGATCAAGCAACGTCCCGCAGGCACCGTGGGCCCACTTCGACGGGACGTGGTCTTCGGAGGCAGATCTGGCCTGGCCTACACCGAACATCCTGACGACGGCTCACAGGTCGACTGGCATGTTATCGTCGAACACAGCACCCAGGTCGGTATCGGGTGCCAATATCAGACAGGGGGGCAAGACACGACAACACAACTCTGTGCGGATGTCGCAACCACGCTGGAAGTCATCCCATGA
- a CDS encoding WXG100 family type VII secretion target: protein MVVKSDLAAMQAAVNHINSVKGQLDAEINNVETLCQGIRTAWEGQAKGSFDKVMADFQNANNKMNQALDEFATQIKETQVGYTEQEQRAQDAIMNTGASSGLGDGLGLNSSLKI from the coding sequence GTGGTCGTTAAGTCCGACCTCGCGGCGATGCAGGCCGCAGTCAATCACATCAACTCGGTGAAAGGTCAACTCGACGCCGAGATCAACAACGTCGAGACTCTTTGCCAGGGAATCAGAACCGCTTGGGAAGGCCAGGCGAAGGGTTCGTTCGACAAGGTGATGGCTGATTTCCAGAACGCCAACAACAAGATGAACCAGGCGTTGGACGAGTTTGCCACCCAGATCAAGGAAACTCAGGTCGGATACACCGAGCAAGAGCAGCGTGCCCAGGACGCGATCATGAATACTGGCGCGTCTTCGGGCCTTGGCGACGGTCTTGGCTTGAACAGCAGCCTGAAGATCTAG
- a CDS encoding WXG100 family type VII secretion target: MDVINYDKGQMIQLSADLKTSVARLDETNQELKNYVAGLLGSWESGASGAYADAQNKWNTAHQELRDTLLRIAKVVEDGAIDMSGTDAAAASKWV, encoded by the coding sequence ATGGACGTTATCAATTACGACAAAGGTCAGATGATTCAGCTTTCTGCTGATCTGAAGACCTCAGTGGCTCGTCTCGACGAGACCAATCAAGAGCTTAAGAACTACGTAGCGGGCCTGCTGGGGTCGTGGGAGTCCGGCGCTTCCGGTGCGTACGCCGACGCCCAGAACAAGTGGAATACCGCACACCAGGAGCTCCGCGATACGTTGCTTCGAATCGCGAAGGTCGTTGAAGACGGTGCGATCGACATGAGTGGCACGGACGCCGCTGCCGCTTCCAAGTGGGTGTAA
- a CDS encoding DUF7373 family lipoprotein: protein MTAVLTLGISVSLISGCADTSVKNPSAEVDISRLDAGNYPTKPQSASSLGSSFAGVNREAARLAEHVPLIMDIDRRLVFNQTNVQGRRYTQQQPPTHREGISTIENFNEAVPGLVVGWGTGGQRREERSLGASVNLRLLRFQTAAQATHAFRILPDAYVEKNSESKSIDIPLYSDARSYATPFGSVNTWYRRDNYLIYISCAPGIDPTHDPAPAVEMTKKVLDKQLEMLTGYQPTPVEDIPRLPADIDGLLARTLPVEQPDQESLAEEDVYGVYPVRSGIHLSRRFDLDRQAFEDAGVDLISRGDSWVYRAKDDSGAARLVAALIAQVDWQYKPAPSPPGMPGAKCFVKNEDDPFVTTFLMAPTCYYTVGRHVAVVEAEQVQALHQKAAAQYLLLAN, encoded by the coding sequence ATGACTGCCGTACTGACATTGGGCATTTCGGTCTCCCTTATCAGCGGTTGCGCCGACACCAGTGTCAAAAATCCCTCCGCTGAAGTCGATATTTCTCGGCTCGATGCAGGAAATTACCCTACAAAACCTCAAAGTGCCTCCAGCCTGGGGTCTTCATTCGCCGGCGTGAACCGTGAAGCGGCGCGCCTTGCCGAGCATGTACCGCTCATCATGGATATCGATCGGCGCCTCGTCTTCAACCAGACGAATGTTCAGGGGCGCCGGTATACGCAGCAACAGCCTCCGACCCACCGGGAAGGGATTAGCACGATTGAGAATTTCAATGAGGCTGTGCCGGGCCTAGTGGTCGGATGGGGAACTGGTGGGCAGCGACGAGAAGAACGTAGTCTGGGCGCAAGTGTCAACCTTCGGCTACTGCGTTTCCAGACCGCTGCCCAAGCGACCCATGCCTTCCGCATCCTTCCCGATGCCTACGTGGAAAAGAATTCTGAATCCAAGTCGATCGATATTCCCTTGTATTCAGATGCGCGCAGCTATGCGACGCCGTTCGGTTCAGTGAATACCTGGTACAGGCGCGACAACTACCTAATTTACATCTCCTGCGCTCCTGGAATCGATCCGACGCACGATCCCGCGCCTGCGGTTGAAATGACCAAGAAAGTGCTCGACAAGCAACTCGAGATGCTGACGGGCTATCAGCCGACACCGGTGGAGGACATCCCGAGGCTTCCCGCCGATATAGACGGCCTCCTAGCACGCACTCTTCCTGTCGAGCAACCCGATCAAGAGTCGCTGGCTGAGGAAGACGTTTACGGCGTCTACCCCGTCAGATCAGGTATACACCTGAGCAGACGATTCGATCTTGACCGGCAGGCGTTTGAAGACGCTGGCGTCGACCTGATTTCGCGTGGCGATTCGTGGGTCTATCGCGCGAAGGATGACAGTGGCGCAGCCAGGCTGGTCGCAGCTCTCATTGCACAGGTGGACTGGCAGTACAAGCCGGCGCCGAGCCCTCCCGGGATGCCCGGCGCCAAGTGCTTCGTGAAGAACGAAGACGATCCGTTTGTTACTACTTTCTTGATGGCACCAACGTGCTACTACACCGTTGGGCGACACGTGGCTGTCGTGGAAGCCGAACAAGTCCAGGCATTACACCAAAAGGCGGCTGCCCAATACCTCCTCCTCGCGAACTAG
- a CDS encoding DUF7373 family lipoprotein → MSTVELEKLDFGIFPPEAHDYVFTTRRTSADVYRIESRRMLSYLVSPFEVDEDMSILESTRLLDVSPSTFDDDVLPTAFEPIAQQHHMFAGVSTRRSNGSLRAHKGMSIAILRFPSDSAAQAAADGFERILDDTAPERRPLTIPGHADAKGSARDSKGYLFQSSGPYVIVSSLTWPEPDHQAIAQTLASMLDQQVPKVVALKPTAPEDILDLPTNPEGILRLAVKSPKTSATDLSSQNAAFKGGVFDAAGARHFNVDAVRLENVLTETGVDLVAHVEGTLYRTRDLEAAFHLQSTLAELGELDHEIPGPPGISDARCVSRDQYDPVFDTRTECVIVRGRYVARLISWGAAGGRIDPLLYQRTAAQYAILAKVE, encoded by the coding sequence ATGTCGACCGTTGAACTCGAGAAACTAGATTTCGGCATCTTCCCGCCGGAGGCACACGATTATGTCTTCACAACGCGCAGAACCAGCGCCGACGTCTACAGGATCGAGTCGCGCCGAATGCTCAGCTACTTGGTGTCGCCGTTCGAGGTTGACGAGGACATGTCGATACTCGAGAGCACTCGGTTGTTGGACGTCAGTCCGTCGACGTTCGACGATGACGTTCTGCCCACAGCGTTCGAGCCGATTGCACAGCAACATCACATGTTCGCCGGCGTGTCGACCCGGCGTTCCAATGGCAGCCTGCGGGCACACAAGGGGATGTCGATCGCAATCCTCAGGTTCCCGTCCGACTCTGCGGCACAAGCAGCCGCAGACGGCTTCGAACGCATCCTGGACGACACCGCTCCCGAACGGAGGCCTCTGACGATCCCCGGCCATGCCGACGCCAAAGGATCGGCACGAGATTCGAAGGGTTATCTTTTTCAGAGTTCGGGCCCATATGTGATCGTAAGCTCACTAACATGGCCCGAGCCCGATCACCAGGCAATCGCGCAAACGCTGGCTTCGATGCTCGACCAACAGGTACCGAAGGTTGTGGCCTTGAAGCCGACGGCACCAGAGGACATACTGGATCTCCCCACCAACCCCGAGGGGATTCTAAGGCTTGCGGTCAAGTCGCCGAAGACGTCCGCGACTGACCTCTCGAGCCAGAACGCCGCCTTCAAAGGCGGGGTCTTCGATGCGGCTGGTGCACGGCATTTTAACGTCGACGCAGTCCGCCTGGAGAATGTACTGACAGAAACGGGCGTCGATCTGGTTGCCCACGTCGAGGGCACCCTCTATCGAACAAGGGACCTCGAAGCTGCATTCCACCTCCAGTCCACGCTCGCCGAGCTGGGTGAACTGGACCATGAGATTCCTGGCCCCCCTGGCATTTCCGACGCGCGCTGCGTCAGTCGTGACCAGTATGATCCAGTCTTCGATACCAGGACCGAGTGCGTAATCGTCCGCGGCCGCTATGTTGCCAGACTCATCTCATGGGGAGCAGCCGGAGGACGGATCGACCCCCTCCTGTACCAGCGAACAGCAGCTCAGTACGCAATTCTTGCCAAGGTGGAGTGA
- a CDS encoding DUF7373 family lipoprotein — protein sequence MFDSVRSNPEKKAKPSTGRGTTSAVTYAIGALTMSVTLAVALGACAGSEPIHDKADLAHLDVGNYQAEPIELGNARNEKQAFIRESQRLADFVLLPFEIDPAYVQHDPARGMKSNVVENSKALSDLVINDTFDDLTDNLVAGWMNSWTTAGDVSEPRRTLHVAVMMFSDAETASRVGPALEYDDFTYNIENESVAIPRYPNTKAHWRPGISSIGSWTSHGRYVIFLKYVDGIAEPDLTPLVTQTERALDAQIPLLEQFDPTPPESRTTVPLDPDRILARTLPRGAAGFSSLVTPSGAYRGRGAFHTLTLHTLEFLDSAQIQAIGVGDSLVFRAGTEDQARELWNKWKPSVEESGPGRVTDPPQIGGNVECYTYLTDAGEPAGSHCVVQAGQYVAQVSSPHIQDLHQKAAAQYALLVSE from the coding sequence ATGTTCGACTCCGTTCGAAGCAATCCTGAGAAGAAGGCCAAGCCAAGCACGGGCCGAGGCACTACATCCGCAGTAACGTATGCGATCGGCGCTCTCACGATGTCGGTAACACTCGCCGTTGCACTCGGAGCGTGCGCGGGGAGCGAGCCGATCCACGACAAAGCGGACCTCGCACATCTCGATGTGGGCAACTACCAGGCCGAGCCAATCGAGCTCGGGAATGCCAGAAACGAAAAGCAAGCGTTCATCCGTGAGTCACAGCGCCTAGCAGATTTCGTTTTACTGCCCTTCGAGATAGATCCGGCCTACGTGCAACACGACCCCGCTCGGGGAATGAAGAGCAATGTAGTGGAAAATAGCAAGGCTCTTTCAGATCTCGTAATCAATGACACATTCGACGACCTCACCGATAATCTTGTTGCAGGCTGGATGAATTCATGGACGACCGCAGGCGATGTCAGTGAACCGCGACGTACGCTGCATGTAGCAGTCATGATGTTCTCGGATGCGGAAACTGCATCTCGCGTCGGCCCAGCACTTGAATACGACGACTTCACGTACAACATTGAGAACGAGTCGGTCGCCATTCCGAGGTACCCGAATACCAAGGCGCATTGGCGCCCAGGTATTTCCTCCATCGGTAGCTGGACGAGCCATGGTCGATACGTCATCTTCCTCAAATACGTCGACGGAATCGCAGAACCGGACCTGACTCCGCTGGTTACACAGACCGAACGTGCGCTCGACGCCCAGATCCCGTTGCTCGAACAATTCGATCCCACACCACCCGAGTCGCGGACCACGGTTCCTCTCGACCCCGATAGAATTCTCGCGCGAACCCTTCCTCGTGGCGCCGCCGGATTTTCCTCCCTCGTCACGCCGAGTGGCGCATACCGCGGCCGAGGCGCGTTCCACACCTTGACACTACACACGCTCGAATTCCTCGACAGCGCTCAAATACAAGCCATCGGGGTCGGCGACAGCCTCGTCTTCCGGGCAGGCACCGAGGACCAAGCCAGGGAACTATGGAACAAATGGAAACCATCTGTCGAAGAGTCGGGACCCGGCAGAGTAACTGATCCACCGCAAATCGGCGGAAATGTCGAGTGCTACACCTACCTGACCGACGCCGGAGAACCTGCGGGCAGTCACTGCGTGGTCCAGGCCGGCCAGTATGTCGCCCAAGTGTCATCGCCGCACATTCAGGACTTGCACCAAAAAGCGGCAGCGCAATATGCCCTACTGGTCAGCGAATAG
- a CDS encoding serine/threonine-protein kinase has translation MPLRPGAVVGGYRILQVLGSGGMGTVYLAQNPILPKRDALKVLSSDLSTDPEFRARFEREANLAAGLDHPNLVAVYSRGEEDGQLWIAMQYVDGTDASEEVAKGPAVMTPQRALRIVSEVGKGLDYAHRKGLLHRDVKPANFLLSRVEGDDEERVFLTDFGVAKSADDGQDLTATGNFMATVAYAPPEQLVGGQLDYRADIYSLACSFYKLLTGQNPYPSTMPAVVMMGHLHEPPPNVSAARPGLPPALDAVIAKAMAKSPEDRYGSCREFVQAAEAALLGQPQFQAPPSAYVSDPSHYAPTAPQTQVQYAQPAPPPTDPTGQRIAATVPNSRGRRERRITGKLVASAVAVVALIAIAAGTYFAIGNPGADAGPGLAQVRTDHPEFADKTVAAFNIADSSISVVLDGSDQARFLQDIGFRYSKDYQPVGDEKSPRDLAVSSFQVDGKVDVVLAFRTDTLAGGGGLRGLPPGLLASNATIVVIDDPAAIQAFRVWTDQSQERLIETTVPTISKVLK, from the coding sequence ATGCCGTTGCGGCCAGGTGCCGTCGTGGGCGGCTACCGAATACTCCAGGTCCTCGGTAGCGGTGGTATGGGCACGGTCTATCTCGCCCAGAACCCGATCCTGCCGAAACGGGATGCCCTGAAGGTCCTCAGCTCCGACCTGTCGACTGATCCCGAGTTTCGGGCACGCTTCGAACGCGAAGCGAATCTAGCCGCAGGTCTGGATCACCCGAACCTCGTCGCCGTCTACAGCCGCGGAGAAGAGGACGGGCAGCTGTGGATCGCGATGCAGTACGTCGATGGCACAGACGCGTCCGAAGAAGTGGCCAAGGGCCCGGCCGTCATGACGCCGCAGCGGGCACTCCGGATTGTTTCCGAGGTCGGCAAGGGGCTCGACTACGCGCACCGCAAGGGCCTACTGCATCGCGACGTAAAACCGGCGAACTTCTTGCTCTCGCGGGTCGAGGGCGATGATGAAGAACGCGTCTTCCTCACCGACTTCGGCGTGGCGAAGTCGGCTGACGACGGGCAGGATCTGACAGCAACCGGCAACTTCATGGCGACGGTCGCGTATGCACCGCCCGAGCAGTTGGTCGGCGGACAGCTGGACTATCGGGCAGACATCTACAGTCTGGCTTGCTCGTTCTACAAGCTCCTGACCGGCCAGAATCCGTACCCGTCGACGATGCCGGCCGTCGTCATGATGGGCCACCTGCACGAGCCGCCGCCCAACGTGAGCGCGGCGCGGCCGGGTCTGCCGCCGGCACTGGATGCGGTCATCGCCAAAGCGATGGCCAAGTCCCCCGAAGACCGCTACGGAAGTTGCCGCGAGTTCGTCCAGGCCGCCGAAGCCGCCCTGCTCGGGCAGCCTCAGTTTCAAGCGCCACCTTCGGCATACGTGTCAGACCCCAGCCACTACGCCCCGACTGCTCCACAGACCCAGGTTCAGTACGCCCAGCCGGCGCCGCCACCCACTGATCCGACAGGCCAGCGCATCGCCGCGACGGTTCCGAATTCTCGAGGACGACGCGAACGCAGAATCACCGGGAAACTTGTGGCATCGGCTGTCGCAGTGGTCGCGCTCATTGCTATTGCTGCCGGCACCTATTTCGCCATCGGAAACCCTGGCGCGGACGCAGGCCCCGGGCTGGCACAGGTCCGGACCGACCATCCTGAGTTCGCAGACAAAACGGTTGCGGCATTCAACATCGCCGACTCATCGATATCGGTCGTGCTCGATGGCTCGGACCAAGCAAGGTTCCTGCAAGACATCGGGTTTCGGTACAGCAAGGACTACCAGCCAGTCGGCGATGAGAAGTCACCGCGAGATCTGGCCGTTTCGTCATTCCAAGTCGACGGCAAAGTTGATGTCGTCCTGGCATTCCGCACAGACACTCTTGCAGGCGGTGGCGGTTTGCGCGGACTACCGCCTGGGCTGCTGGCATCCAACGCGACGATCGTGGTCATTGATGATCCTGCGGCAATTCAGGCATTCCGGGTGTGGACCGACCAGTCACAGGAACGACTAATAGAAACCACAGTCCCGACAATATCTAAGGTGCTGAAGTGA
- a CDS encoding DUF7373 family lipoprotein gives MNHRMARTGLIYASAALLALLPISACSDANDKAGTKSVDTTALQPGSYPTEPRNVDDRKLAKSTSIREAVRLAESMPLAMEVDKQYVYNQSSSGKVYAPEQPPQQGDSVWVENFGTVIPGLVVGWTSNAQQREEFALGRNIDQTVLRFSKPDQAEHAAKVLSEDNRKSSPAKRDVRIPGHDAAISYVTEQDSVATWMAHEDLMIYTFVTPGLEVPPDVDYAIGMTKTALDKNIEMLAGYNRTPTAEIADLPVDTDGLLGRTLPVEDLNENGATEGVYPPHAALHLRGRADVLKRAFDDAGVDLMADAGARVYRSADSAAADRLVAALVEQLDPRYEATDAPAGLPEAKCFKKSDRRSSRFTSIPQFQCLFTNDRYVAVVDAAQIQDLHQKAAAQYLLLTEER, from the coding sequence ATGAATCATCGAATGGCGCGGACGGGTCTGATCTACGCCTCCGCCGCATTGCTGGCCTTGCTACCGATCTCCGCATGTAGCGACGCGAACGATAAGGCGGGCACCAAATCTGTCGACACCACTGCACTCCAGCCCGGCAGCTATCCCACTGAACCTCGAAACGTCGACGACCGGAAGCTCGCCAAATCGACGTCGATCCGTGAGGCGGTTCGGCTCGCCGAATCCATGCCGCTGGCCATGGAGGTGGACAAACAGTACGTCTACAACCAGTCATCCTCGGGAAAGGTCTACGCACCGGAACAGCCGCCTCAGCAAGGCGACAGTGTATGGGTCGAGAACTTCGGTACTGTCATCCCCGGGCTCGTGGTCGGGTGGACCTCGAATGCGCAACAGCGCGAAGAGTTCGCGCTCGGCCGAAACATCGATCAGACCGTGCTCAGATTCTCGAAACCTGATCAGGCCGAGCACGCAGCGAAAGTGCTGTCCGAGGACAACCGCAAAAGCAGTCCAGCCAAACGAGATGTCCGTATTCCGGGTCACGATGCCGCAATCAGCTACGTGACCGAACAGGATTCGGTGGCCACCTGGATGGCCCACGAAGATCTGATGATCTACACCTTCGTCACGCCAGGCTTGGAAGTGCCACCGGACGTCGATTATGCGATCGGCATGACCAAAACCGCTTTGGACAAGAACATCGAGATGCTCGCTGGCTACAACCGAACCCCCACCGCGGAGATCGCTGACCTCCCGGTCGACACCGATGGTCTGCTCGGGCGTACGTTGCCAGTCGAAGATCTGAATGAGAATGGTGCCACCGAGGGGGTGTACCCGCCCCATGCGGCCCTTCACCTGCGTGGCCGCGCGGACGTACTGAAACGCGCATTCGACGATGCCGGTGTCGATCTGATGGCAGACGCCGGCGCACGCGTCTACCGGAGCGCCGACTCGGCAGCGGCCGACCGGCTCGTCGCCGCCCTGGTCGAGCAACTCGACCCTCGATACGAGGCAACCGATGCACCTGCCGGCCTGCCCGAGGCCAAGTGCTTCAAGAAGAGCGATCGACGGTCGAGCCGCTTCACGTCGATCCCACAGTTCCAATGTCTGTTCACCAATGATCGATATGTCGCGGTTGTCGATGCAGCACAGATTCAGGACCTGCACCAAAAGGCAGCGGCGCAATACCTGTTGTTGACAGAGGAACGCTGA
- a CDS encoding DUF7373 family lipoprotein codes for MFTQKLGNKAGRSLLCTSAAALTLAMTVTGCGSAIDGKPIPGMTPVQLDQLDYGDFIKEPSDYEPRTALMPADVFNIEARRMLDYLISPYQVDPVLQHLEHTKLLGQRGAIFSDSVTGILPAAFEPIAKRNFFFTGVSTQRSNLSLRKRESLSVAIMRFGSDALAQSAANEFDAALGQMVPERKKLSIPGHDKVVASARDDSKGWAFAVGGPYVIVSSAVSSAGQPSALPERFAKLFDLQLKTLESLKPTPPNDILDLPQNPEGILRLPVKPSMLATDSFSTSSDYVGVYGTAGFSHFATDAKELGSAITDAGVDLIAHVDGTLFRTRDLEAAFKLQTALAALGKDDEEIPPPPGIADARCIKRDEPHPVFNSEFECVLVYDRYVAVLRSGGMGTRLDPVLYRRTAAQLSILAQVR; via the coding sequence ATGTTCACACAGAAGCTCGGAAACAAGGCCGGACGAAGTCTCCTTTGCACGTCTGCTGCGGCCCTGACCCTTGCGATGACTGTCACGGGCTGCGGCTCCGCGATTGATGGCAAGCCGATACCCGGGATGACGCCAGTCCAGTTGGACCAACTCGATTACGGTGACTTCATCAAGGAACCGTCCGATTACGAGCCGAGAACAGCCCTGATGCCTGCCGATGTCTTCAACATCGAGGCGCGACGCATGCTCGACTATCTGATCTCTCCGTATCAGGTCGATCCAGTCTTGCAACATCTGGAACACACCAAGTTGCTGGGTCAACGGGGCGCGATCTTCAGCGACTCCGTCACGGGAATTCTTCCGGCCGCCTTCGAACCGATCGCAAAGCGGAACTTCTTCTTCACCGGCGTCTCGACTCAACGATCGAACCTGAGCCTCCGGAAACGGGAGTCGCTGTCGGTTGCCATCATGCGGTTCGGGTCAGACGCCCTGGCGCAATCAGCGGCGAACGAGTTCGACGCCGCCTTGGGGCAGATGGTTCCCGAGCGGAAGAAGCTCTCAATTCCGGGGCATGACAAGGTAGTGGCCTCCGCAAGAGACGATTCCAAGGGCTGGGCCTTCGCGGTTGGTGGTCCGTATGTCATCGTCAGCTCCGCCGTCTCGTCGGCGGGGCAGCCGAGCGCTCTGCCCGAACGGTTCGCCAAATTGTTCGACCTTCAGCTGAAGACCCTGGAATCGCTCAAACCAACACCACCGAACGACATTCTGGACCTTCCTCAGAACCCCGAGGGCATCCTGCGGCTGCCGGTGAAGCCATCGATGCTTGCGACCGACTCATTCAGTACGAGCTCGGATTACGTCGGCGTGTATGGGACTGCCGGCTTCTCCCACTTCGCGACCGATGCCAAAGAACTCGGCAGCGCGATCACCGACGCAGGCGTAGACCTCATCGCGCATGTCGATGGCACATTGTTCAGAACGCGAGACCTGGAGGCCGCGTTCAAGTTACAGACCGCGCTCGCGGCGCTGGGCAAGGACGACGAGGAGATTCCGCCACCGCCGGGCATCGCCGACGCCCGGTGCATCAAACGCGACGAGCCGCACCCGGTGTTCAACAGCGAGTTCGAATGCGTCTTGGTGTACGACCGGTATGTCGCCGTACTACGAAGTGGGGGCATGGGAACCAGGCTGGATCCCGTGTTGTACAGGCGAACCGCTGCCCAGCTGTCGATCCTCGCGCAGGTCAGGTGA